Proteins from a single region of Vairimorpha necatrix chromosome 6, complete sequence:
- a CDS encoding regulation of nuclear pre-mRNA domain-containing protein: protein MYLFSKDYFLKSLKQLTVTEEQIRSLGTYIKIFKKEYKNILEVFSYVYKESSLHHKLVLMYLVNEILQTDKNYDEDSMNLKSGFRQFIIENFAKSKVEAVKYPMILKKFQDLEKVWEQRNVIVLDQVFNIEEFFSKIDTCNGDRKKIIEILEDYLTKLKTEENNKKDY, encoded by the coding sequence ATGTATTTGTTTTCtaaagattattttttaaaatcgtTAAAACAATTAACGGTAACGGAAGAACAAATTAGATCCTTGGGCACGTACataaagatatttaaaaaggaatataaaaatatattagaaGTGTTTTCTTATGTTTATAAGGAGTCTAGTCTTCATCATAAGCTTGTATTGATGTATCTTGTAAATGAGATTTTACAAacagataaaaattatgatgAAGATtcaatgaatttaaaaagtgGATTTAGacaatttattattgaaaattttgcGAAATCTAAAGTAGAAGCTGTCAAATATCCAATGATACTCAAGAAATTTCAAGATCTTGAAAAGGTCTGGGAACAAAGAAATGTGATTGTTTTAGATCAAGTTTTCAATATTGAAGAATTCTTTAGTAAAATTGACACTTGTAACGGAgatcgaaaaaaaataatagaaattCTCGAAGATTATTTGactaaattaaaaacagaagaaaataataaaaaagattattaa
- a CDS encoding DNA-directed RNA polymerases I and III subunit RPAC1, producing the protein MSKFYKLEHETLVDIHQSQTQTYKEMLDNIKVEIIKKEKLFLEFDLIGVDCSVANAIRRILINEIPTFAIDKVSIINNTSVLPDEFLAHRLGLIPLDVSPELEIEELQFELKKINDTTEVLNITSNDIIYIQKEGDPHVEIIKDIPIAKLAPRQAIELEMVACKNVGSVHAKWSPVCPATYRLMPIIEIKDIYDEEAEKLQKCFSPGVINLVKEEDRIKAVVSEPRKDSVSREVFRHKEFEDKVFLGRKSNHFIFTVESLVLDPLYLVKKALMIMNENLERLRNDLLETKNKN; encoded by the coding sequence ATGTCAAAATTCTATAAGCTCGAACATGAGACACTAGTGGATATTCACCAATCACAAACTCAAACATATAAAGAAATGCTAGACAATATCAAAgtagaaataattaaaaaagagaaattatttctagAATTTGATTTAATAGGAGTTGACTGTTCAGTAGCGAATGCAATAAGACGAATTCTAATAAATGAAATCCCTACATTCGCTATTGATAAAGTttctattataaataatacaaGTGTACTTCCTGATGAATTTTTAGCTCATCGACTTGGTCTAATTCCCTTAGACGTCAGTCCCGAACTGGAGATCGAAGAGCTTCAGTTtgaattgaaaaaaattaatgacACAACTGAAGTTCTTAATATAACGTCTAatgatataatttatatacaaaaagaaGGAGATCCCCATGTAGAGATAATTAAGGACATACCCATAGCGAAATTAGCACCAAGACAGGCCATAGAATTAGAAATGGTGGCTTGTAAGAATGTCGGCAGTGTACATGCCAAATGGAGTCCCGTTTGTCCTGCGACTTACAGGCTTATGCCCATTATTGAGATAAAAGACATTTATGACGAAGAAGCcgaaaaattacaaaagtGTTTTAGTCCAGGCGTAATTAATTTGgtaaaagaagaagataGAATTAAAGCAGTCGTGTCAGAACCAAGAAAAGATTCTGTAAGTAGAGAAGTGTTTAGACATAAAGAATTTGAAGATAAAGTTTTCTTAGGTAGAAAAAGtaatcattttattttcactGTAGAAAGTCTAGTGCTTGACCCACTTTATCTTGTTAAAAAGGCTTTGATGATCATGAATGAAAATCTTGAGAGATTGAGAAATGATTTATTAGAGacgaaaaataaaaattaa
- a CDS encoding PLK serine/threonine-protein kinase: MASKVELYFQVGTTIVDPEYHTNYIIKKLLGRGAYAQCYLIEQDDGETFAMKIVKLKEIKSKKVHEKLKSEIEIHMKLNHENVVKMYRHFKNEDYIFMVLELCERGGLDSLLKRNGKLKERYVINFVKQIINGLLYLHNDVHVVHRDLKLGNLFLDSKMNIKIGDFGLSALIKEGERKITMCGTPNYIAPEVLFGKEGGHSYEVDIWSLGVIIYTLLIGVPPFQKKNVEEIYKEIKRNNYIYPEDCDLSSEAIDLINSILTLDPMERPGLEEILQHKFLNKREHFLLRIYRNIITNKYKETNVTKDYVLYSIPINKLKGIGYVLKSGLCGFYFNDKKNIMLKKRSIIFIQTEVIDGKKTFLREEHFIENIPEDIMPCYRVLKYFIDTFVHDFEYLDCEPSFIMKIRKIKNGLLFVMADSTLIFDFTNEIRIIIACDGEIVECLKKYKPITFDVKLKDECIEIIKSCLGSK, from the coding sequence ATGGCTTCTAAAGTCGAATTGTATTTTCAAGTTGGTACAACGATAGTAGACCCAGAATACCATACAAactatattataaaaaaattactggGTAGAGGGGCATATGCTCAATGTTATCTTATAGAACAAGATGATGGAGAAACTTTTGCTATGAAAATAGTTAAATTGAAGGAAATTAAAAGCAAAAAAGTGCACGAAAAACTCAAATCTGAGATTGAAATACACatgaaattaaatcatGAAAATGTGGTGAAAATGTATAGACATTTTAAGAATGAAGACTACATTTTTATGGTCTTAGAATTGTGCGAACGAGGTGGATTAGATTCTCTTTTAAAACGAAATGGTAAACTTAAAGAAAGATACGTTATTAATTTCGTAAAACAAATCATTAATggtcttttatatttgcaCAACGATGTTCACGTAGTTCATAGAGACTTGAAACTAggaaatctttttttagattcaaaaatgaatataaaaatcggCGATTTTGGTCTATCCGCCTTAATCAAAGAAGGCGAGCGTAAAATTACAATGTGTGGTACTCCAAATTATATTGCGCCAGAAGTTTTATTTGGTAAAGAAGGAGGACATTCATATGAAGTAGACATTTGGTCATTGGGTGTTATAATCTACACATTATTAATTGGTGTTCCGCCTtttcaaaagaaaaatgtagaagaaatttacaaagaaataaaaagaaataactATATTTATCCAGAAGATTGCGATCTTTCTAGTGAAGCCATTGATTTGataaattcaattttgACACTCGATCCAATGGAAAGACCTGgtttagaagaaattttacagcacaaatttttaaataaaagagaacattttttgttaaGAATTTACAGAAACATaataacaaacaaatataaagaaactAATGTCACCAAAGATTATGTGCTATATAGCATTccaattaataaattaaaaggaATAGGTTATGTGTTAAAATCTGGACTATGtggattttattttaatgataaaaaaaatataatgttaaaaaaacgtagtataatttttattcagACCGAAGTAATTGACGGTAagaaaacttttttaagaGAAGAacattttatagaaaacaTTCCCGAAGACATAATGCCATGTTATCGTGTcctgaaatattttatagataCTTTTGTCCATGATTTTGAGTATTTGGACTGTGAACCATCatttattatgaaaataagaaaaataaaaaatggacTGTTGTTTGTTATGGCAGACAGcacattaatttttgattttacaaATGAAATAAGAATCATTATTGCTTGTGATGGGGAAATTGTTGAATGTTTGAAGAAATATAAACCAATAACATTTGATGTAAAACTCAAAGATGAATGTATTGAAATTATCAAGAGCTGTCTTGGGAGCaaataa
- a CDS encoding coiled-coil Arf-GAP ANK repeat and PH domain-containing protein — protein sequence MDEVKRLIHYYQTLKTKIEFIRNYFECLDVVFKKSSDVLSRATQLPRDTEWNDTNLLNLVELSAKQKEMFDHASNSYIELFKELNDLENQVNEEILHIETNLSKVIEQEEQKNKELEKAKIAHLESWIMNKDPWITDICLKTAIKNITPPPYNYKENNDFVISGMKSMYTDKFLNIQDLYTQLLNKFCKEQKVLYSDLSEISHLKFSISHNTEKYYDVSSENGKEVNESKIINAYEEIMQNMNIDLSKKDINIYKNIEPIKYGMYKIKRGLTREWSIVFVSVTRSKFIHFFQIFNLNKICQKYSNLLNKLQNSNNKSIVSIFDSKKNLLNEFDEKNLLLLGDEIRDNIDKLINSLIITINLKDKIINLEKDKKLITVNEKEQNGISSLFGLNELKIKSFTLSSCYELYFSMKKNLEPEKSNITENEEISAPLEISKNIVVKIEEENPWTK from the exons atggatGAGGTCAAAAGGTTAATTCATTATTATCAAACATTGAAAACTAAAATTGAATTCATAAGAAACTATTTTGAATGCCTCGACGTCGTATTTAAGAAGTCCTCAGATGTTTTATCTCGCGCGACTCAACTTCCAAGGGACACTGAATGGAATGACACgaatttattaaacttAGTAGAATTAAGCGCCAAGCAAAAGGAAATGTTTGACCATGCTTCAAATTCCTATATCGAGctatttaaagaattaaatGATCTAGAAAATCAAgtaaatgaagaaattttacatattgAAACTAACCTATCAAAAGTTATTGAACAGGAAgagcaaaaaaataaagaactAGAAAAGGCAAAAATAGCACATTTAGAAAGTTGGATCATGAATAAAGATCCTTGGATTACAGATATTTGTCTCAAAACAgccattaaaaatat TACCCCACCTCCGTacaattataaagaaaataatgattttgTGATAAGTGGAATGAAATCGATGTACACtgataaatttctaaatattcaaGACTTGTACACGCAGttactaaataaattttgtaagGAGCAAAAGGTTTTGTACTCGGACCTGTCAGAAATTTCTCATTTGAAATTTAGCATATCTCATAATACTGAAAAGTACTATGACGTTTCTTCAGAAAATGGTAAGGAGGTAAACGagtcaaaaataattaacgcgtatgaagaaataatgcaaaatatgaatattgatttaagtaaaaaagatataaatatttataaaaatattgaaccTATAAAATACGGcatgtataaaattaaaagaggTCTGACAAGAGAATGGAGCATTGTTTTTGTATCTGTGACTAGATCCAAATTTATAcacttttttcaaatttttaatttaaataaaatttgccaaaaatattctaatttattaaataaattacaaaattcTAACAACAAATCCATTGTATCAATTTTTGATagtaaaaagaatttgttAAATGAATTTGATGAGAAAAATCTTCTTCTGCTTGGGGATGAAATCCGAGAcaatattgataaattgATTAATAGTCTTattataacaataaatctaaaagataaaataattaatttagaaaaggataagaaattaataacgGTAAATGAAAAAGAGCAAAATGGAATTTCAAGCTTATTTGGGCTAAATGAACTTAAAATCAAGTCATTTACCTTGTCTAGTTGTTatgaattatattttagtatgaaaaaaaatctggAACctgaaaaatcaaatataactgaaaatgaagaaatatCAGCCCCACTGGAAATcagtaaaaatattgttgttaaaattgaagaagaaaatcCATGGACAAAATAA